One window of the Xiphophorus hellerii strain 12219 chromosome 15, Xiphophorus_hellerii-4.1, whole genome shotgun sequence genome contains the following:
- the tlr5a gene encoding toll-like receptor 5 — MWLLALQLICAAFYLQPATCHPSCQLWGQKAYCTARNFTWVPVLPPNITHLYLDINFIHEINRTSLRDFEELQELDLGSQKVVLTIRNDSFLRQRKLTTLVLGDNVGLKLEPRAFAGLVRLRDLWLDHCSLTDSILAENYLEPLLSLERLNLYGNNIVILNPGQFFWNLTKFSQLILELNHLEKICEKDLVGFQGKFFHLLDLRSNSFFRSDVDWKDCGNPFKGMAFNTLDISGSGMNLETLKLFFRAIRGTPIAHLKCSGSLGKDFSYNNMPDPDKDTFQGLEASSVVDLDLSGNRIFALKTGVFRALKDTKRIDVSRNKINFIETNAFNGQQNLLQLNLSSNLLGEIRSNTFTNLMNLLILDLSNNHIGVLGDKAFSGLPQLHHLYLTGNSLRQLASPALLPNLEFLLLKDNKLHSISSIISLWNSSVYLDISENRFTNLEDLYVVLTHFKRLLYFFYGGNTILWCTINPGVSMPPGNSLAVLDLHGSSLQISWAQGHCLDIFDNLQNLIGLNISLNSLMTLPHGIFSGLTSIRNIDLSSNALTYLEASVFPASLKSLDLSNNFLVSPDPITFHSLSTLNLLGNRFQCDCALEGFLKWMNTTNVTFLSPAQEYRCEFPASVHNLPLVEFPTIMESCEDEEEDVQAFQLALFICSAILVFSLVLGGIIYARLRGQIFIIYKKIVNRVLEGPKPPAQENNWQYDAFLCFTNSDYRWVEAALLKKLDNQFAEENLFHCCFEARDFLPGEDHLSNIRDAIWGSRKTLCIVSKEFLKDGWCLEAFTLAQGRMLEELTNVLVMLVVGKVAHYQLMKCNAVRAFVQRREYLTWPEDPQDLEWFYERLVSLILRDTKVKKFAEDKPEFVKPDCQPPAKDKIPLENIGVVANSDVGNDVNELTFINVKEEGLYEPTKADSTHSAQVIVTSP; from the exons ATGTGGCTGCTGGCCCTACAGCTGATCTGCGCTGCCTTCTATCTACAG CCAGCAACATGTCACCCATCATGCCAGTTGTGGGGACAGAAAGCATACTGCACCGCCCGGAACTTCACCTGGGTCCCTGTTCTGCCCCCCAACATCACCCATTTATATTTGGATATAAACTTCATCCATGAGATCAACAGGACTTCTCTCAGAGACTTCGAGGAACTCCAGGAATTAGACCTGGGAAGCCAGAAAGTAGTCCTCACCATCAGGAACGACTCTTTCCTCAGGCAGAGAAAGTTGACCACACTGGTTCTCGGCGACAATGTCGGCCTTAAGCTGGAGCCGCGGGCGTTCGCCGGGCTGGTCAGGTTGAGAGACCTCTGGCTGGATCACTGCTCTTTGACCGACTCCATACTGGCAGAAAACTACCTGGAGCCACTTCTGTCGTTGGAAAGGCTCAACCTCTACGGGAACAACATAGTGATACTCAATCCGGGTCAGTTCTTTTGGAATCTCACAAAGTTCTCACAGTTAATTCTTGAGCTGAATCACCTTGAGAAAATATGTGAGAAAGACTTAGTTGGCTTCCAGGGGAAATTTTTTCACCTCCTGGACTTGCGGTCGAACAGCTTCTTCAGATCTGACGTCGACTGGAAGGACTGCGGAAACCCTTTCAAAGGAATGGCCTTCAACACCCTTGATATCTCAGGAAGTGGAATGAATTTGGAgacattaaaattgtttttcagagCAATCAGAGGGACTCCAATTGCTCATCTTAAATGTTCTGGAAGTCTTGGAAAAGACTTTTCCTATAACAACATGCCTGATCCAGACAAAGACACTTTTCAAGGCCTCGAGGCGAGTTCAGTTGTTGATTTAGATTTATCAGGAAACAggatttttgctttaaagacTGGAGTCTTCAGGGCTCTGAAAGACACAAAGAGGATTGATGTCTCCCGGAATAAGATAAACTTTATAGAGACAAACGCCTTCAATGGTCAGCAGAATCTACTACAACTCAACCTGTCATCCAATCTGTTAGGAGAGATTCGCTCCAACACCTTCACCAATCTGATGAACCTTCTCATTTTGGACTTGTCTAACAACCACATTGGTGTTCTTGGAGACAAGGCGTTCAGTGGTCTTCCCCAGTTACATCATTTATATCTGACAGGAAACTCTCTGCGACAGCTGGCATCTCCTGCGCTGCTACCGAATTTAGAGTTCCTCCTCCTAAAAGACAATAAGTTGCATTCCATCAGCAGCATCATTAGCTTGTGGAACAGCAGTGTCTATTTAGATATTTCAGAAAACAGATTCACAAACCTGGAGGACCTTTATGTCGTTTTAACTCATTTCAAGCGTCTGCTGTACTTTTTTTACGGGGGCAACACCATTTTGTGGTGCACTATAAATCCAGGGGTCTCCATGCCTCCTGGTAATAGTTTGGCTGTGTTGGACCTTCATGGCAGTTCCCTCCAGATCTCTTGGGCACAGGGGCATTGCCTGGACATATTTGATAATTTGCAGAATCTGATTGGTTTAAATATCAGCCTCAATTCCCTGATGACCCTTCCTCATGGGATATTCAGTGGTCTCACCTCGATTAGAAATATCGACCTTTCGTCCAATGCCCTGACCTATCTGGAGGCCAGTGTTTTCCCAGCCAGCCTAAAATCGCTCGACCTCTCAAACAACTTCCTAGTCTCTCCCGATCCGATAACTTTCCACTCACTCAGCACCCTCAACCTCTTGGGAAATCGGTTCCAGTGTGATTGCGCTCTGGAGGGCTTCCTGAAGTGGATGAACACGACCAATGTGACTTTCCTGAGCCCGGCTCAGGAATACAGATGCGAGTTCCCAGCTTCTGTCCACAATCTTCCCCTAGTGGAGTTTCCCACCATCATGGAGTCATGtgaagatgaggaagaagaCGTTCAGGCTTTTCAGTTGGCTCTTTTCATCTGCTCCGCCATTCTCGTCTTCAGCCTTGTACTCGGCGGGATTATTTACGCCCGCCTACGAGGGCAAATATTCATCATCTACAAAAAGATCGTCAACAGGGTTCTTGAGGGCCCCAAACCGCCTGCCCAAGAGAACAACTGGCAATACGATGCCTTCCTGTGCTTCACCAACAGCGACTACAGGTGGGTGGAGGCCGCCTTGCTGAAGAAGCTAGACAACCAGTTTGCAGAAGAGAACTTGTTCCACTGTTGCTTTGAAGCTAGAGACTTTCTACCTGGGGAGGATCATCTGTCAAACATCAGGGATGCTATTTGGGGAAGCAGGAAGACCTTGTGCATCGTCTCCAAGGAGTTCCTCAAAG ATGGCTGGTGTTTGGAGGCGTTCACTTTAGCCCAGGGCCGCATGTTAGAGGAGCTGACCAACGTTCTGGTTATGCTGGTGGTAGGGAAG GTTGCTCACTACCAGCTGATGAAGTGCAATGCAGTCAGAGCTTTTGTCCAGAGGAGAGAGTACCTCACCTGGCCTGAGGACCCTCAGGACCTGGAGTGGTTCTATGAGCGGCTTGTCTCGCTGATCCTCAGAGACACCAAGGTGAAGAAGTTTGCTGAGGACAAGCCTGAGTTTGTGAAGCCAGATTGTCAACCTCCTGCTAAAGACAAGATTCCACTTGAGAACATCGGAGTCGTTGCCAACTCCGATGTTGGCAACGATGTTAATGAACTTACCTTCATTAATGTGAAG GAAGAAGGCCTTTATGAGCCAACGAAGGCAGACTCTACTCACTCTGCACAAGTTATAGTCACCAGTCCATAA
- the thbd gene encoding thrombomodulin, with the protein MNVAAGLFVPTLVFLLGKDAGAERNSGYCIGNSCFTLFRDPGTFSSAQRLCRDQNSHLMTVRTSVSSDVLSVLLGNLTGSFWIGLHRLSGCPDPSEELRGFQWVTEDAKSDFVNWQPDPDDSCSAACCVSVNGEENFKWSQTPCDRPAAGFLCETVFTDPCTNLPHTAQQSVLYWTPYGFEVEDVRSATLPRGSIATLFPSKTKYICGTSTKWLQAPWSCEINEGGCEYKCKVDPSSSPVCYCPPGESVSPANGVSCQAEGPDDPCAALRCQQTCYEAGGRHQCGCESGYRLVGGACVDTDECKLAPCEHDCANTPGSYVCSCFKGYRVDEKDPHKCRRHCGKPECPAECDPNYNLLCFCPDGYVSSERGGSVFCIDIDECESHYCEQKCRNTYGGYVCSCYPGFKLVGEYQCREVSDGDGETTDVDSSIFSSIPTSPTDPTERPSAVTAGGLVGIIVSTVFVVVLAVFAAHVLLLRRGRKEEGAASANGETEEDTRGPERPSDSGRDKVV; encoded by the coding sequence ATGAACGTCGCAGCGGGGCTGTTTGTGCCGACGCTCGTTTTCCTCCTGGGAAAAGATGCGGGAGCAGAGCGGAACAGCGGCTACTGCATCGGGAACTCGTGCTTCACTCTGTTCCGGGACCCCGGCACGTTCAGCTCAGCGCAGCGGCTCTGCAGAGACCAGAACAGCCACCTGATGACGGTGCGGACCTCTGTGTCCAGCGACGTGCTCTCCGTCCTGCTGGGAAACCTGACCGGAAGCTTCTGGATCGGCTTGCACCGCCTGAGCGGCTGTCCGGACCCGTCGGAGGAGCTCCGAGGCTTCCAGTGGGTAACCGAGGACGCCAAGAGCGACTTCGTCAACTGGCAGCCGGACCCCGACGACAGCTGCTCGGCCGCCTGCTGCGTGTCCGTGAACGGAGAGGAAAACTTTAAATGGAGCCAGACCCCGTGCGACCGGCCCGCGGCGGGCTTCCTCTGCGAGACCGTCTTCACCGACCCCTGCACTAACCTGCCGCACACAGCGCAGCAGTCTGTGCTCTACTGGACTCCCTACGGGTTCGAGGTGGAGGATGTTCGGTCCGCCACGCTGCCGCGTGGAAGCATCGCCACCCTTTTCCCGTCCAAGACCAAATACATCTGCGGCACCTCCACCAAGTGGCTGCAGGCTCCATGGAGCTGCGAGATAAACGAAGGCGGGTGTGAATACAAGTGCAAAGTGGACCCCAGCAGCAGCCCCGTCTGCTACTGCCCGCCGGGCGAGAGCGTGAGCCCGGCCAACGGAGTCTCGTGCCAGGCGGAGGGCCCGGACGACCCCTGCGCGGCGCTGCGCTGCCAGCAGACCTGCTACGAGGCCGGGGGCCGGCATCAGTGCGGCTGCGAGAGCGGCTACAGGTTGGTCGGCGGCGCGTGTGTGGACACGGACGAGTGCAAGCTCGCGCCATGCGAGCACGACTGCGCCAACACGCCCGGAAGCTACGTGTGCTCGTGCTTCAAGGGGTACCGGGTGGACGAGAAGGATCCGCACAAATGCAGGCGGCACTGCGGGAAGCCGGAGTGCCCCGCGGAGTGCGACCCCAACTACAACCTCCTGTGCTTCTGCCCGGACGGCTACGTGTCAAGTGAAAGGGGGGGCTCTGTCTTCTGCATAGACATTGACGAGTGCGAATCTCATTACTGCGAACAGAAGTGCCGAAACACGTACGGCGGGTACGTGTGCTCCTGCTACCCCGGTTTCAAGTTAGTGGGTGAATACCAGTGCAGAGAAGTCAGCGACGGGGACGGCGAGACCACAGACGTGGACAGCTCCATCTTCAGCTCCATCCCCACGTCACCCACAGACCCGACCGAGCGGCCCTCCGCGGTGACGGCCGGGGGTCTCGTGGGGATCATAGTGAGCACGGTCTTCGTCGTCGTGCTGGCCGTTTTCGCGGCGCACGTGCTGCTCCTGCGCagagggaggaaggaggagggcGCCGCGAGCGCGAACGGAGAGACCGAGGAGGACACGCGCGGCCCGGAGAGGCCGAGCGACAGCGGCAGGGACAAAGTGGTGTAA
- the LOC116733831 gene encoding thrombomodulin-like: MYKCATLFRLRIIDWSRSIHPEVTVRSHPHSADMNLATPALIFCALLLQEAAASRRASCSAGLCCFQHSADFEAAAKACEESSGQLIRSVSDEQMGALERLVRTFTGRFWLRGGTNCTAVSAGSGTGVSLGLEPCRNTLDGFLCLYESSSVCGAVRSGGGTSVTYRTLTGFDVLESETFPPGTLALVGRLGDQYPDSKHLCESTWLQSPWPCEVFQGGCDYSCNKTSNTCTCPVARSLHRNNFSCTEPTAARPPPETPRCPEGYKPAADGGRCEDVNECAEALDLCANEGEQCVNLDGKYECRCGDDFVEEDGGCVNTSICILCEHMKCDKVSGVYQCACKEGYRVSPKNPTECEQVCSQRECPAICSSNTAPEKKDMQQCYCPQGYIVDLEGSATCYDIDECESQALCDHECENLPGGFRCVCRKGYRLQGTDKCVRLQQGGEEEEEESASGSPPDLASTPVSLQPAAVPSYIKAGSVLGIAVFLVLCAALLACVVKHASRRCVSLNLNSLKHPDIDIFYLQQVSTETYKRLSFDKQFKNDSQ; this comes from the coding sequence ATGTATAAATGCGCAACTCTGTTTCGGCTTCGGATCATCGATTGGAGCCGTTCGATACACCCGGAGGTCACAGTTAGAAGTCACCCTCACTCCGCCGACATGAATCTCGCGACTCCGGCTCTGATTTTCTGCGCGCTGCTCCTGCAGGAAGCTGCCGCCTCCCGGCGCGCCAGCTGCTCCGCGGGTCTCTGCTGCTTCCAGCACTCGGCAGACTTTGAAGCCGCGGCGAAAGCCTGCGAAGAGTCGAGCGGACAGTTGATCCGGTCCGTTTCTGACGAGCAGATGGGCGCGTTGGAGCGTCTGGTGAGAACGTTCACGGGGAGGTTCTGGTTGCGCGGTGGTACGAACTGCACCGCCGTCTCCGCGGGGAGCGGGACCGGAGTCTCGCTGGGGCTAGAGCCGTGCCGAAACACCCTGGACGGATTCTTGTGTCTGTACGAATCCTCTTCGGTCTGCGGAGCCGTTCGGAGTGGCGGAGGCACGTCGGTTACGTACAGAACACTGACGGGCTTTGACGTGTTGGAGTCTGAGACGTTTCCCCCGGGGACCCTGGCCCTGGTGGGACGGCTCGGCGATCAGTACCCGGACTCCAAGCACCTGTGCGAGTCCACGTGGTTGCAGTCTCCGTGGCCCTGCGAGGTCTTCCAGGGCGGCTGCGATTACAGCTGCAACAAAACCTCCAACACCTGCACGTGTCCGGTCGCGCGCTCTCTCCATCGCAACAACTTCTCCTGCACGGAGCCCACAGCTGCCAGACCCCCGCCTGAGACCCCGCGCTGCCCCGAGGGCTACAAGCCGGCGGCGGACGGCGGACGCTGCGAGGACGTGAATGAGTGCGCGGAGGCGCTGGATCTCTGCGCGAACGAGGGAGAGCAGTGCGTCAACCTGGACGGGAAGTACGAGTGCAGGTGCGGGGACGACTTCGTGGAGGAGGACGGCGGCTGCGTCAACACGTCGATCTGCATCTTGTGCGAGCACATGAAGTGCGACAAGGTCAGCGGGGTGTACCAATGCGCGTGCAAGGAGGGGTACCGGGTGTCCCCCAAAAACCCCACCGAGTGCGAGCAGGTCTGCAGCCAGAGGGAGTGCCCTGCGATCTGCAGCAGCAATACGGCGCCGGAGAAGAAGGACATGCAGCAGTGCTACTGCCCCCAGGGCTACATCGTGGACCTCGAGGGCTCCGCCACCTGCTACGACATCGACGAGTGCGAATCACAGGCGCTCTGCGACCACGAGTGTGAGAACCTGCCCGGTGGGTTCAGGTGTGTGTGCAGGAAAGGCTACCGGCTGCAGGGGACTGACAAGTGTGTTCGTCTGCAGCAgggaggggaggaagaggaggaggagagcgcATCGGGGTCGCCTCCTGATCTTGCCAGCACGCCGGTCAGCCTCCAACCGGCCGCCGTGCCGTCTTACATCAAGGCCGGCAGCGTCCTGGGCATCGCCGTGTTCCTGGTGCTGTGCGCGGCGCTGCTGGCGTGCGTGGTGAAACACGCGTCCAGACGCTGCGTGTCGCTGAACCTGAACTCCTTAAAACACCCGGACATCGATATTTTCTACCTGCAGCAGGTCTCAACGGAGACCTACAAGAGATTATCGTTCGATAAGCAGTTTAAGAACGACTCGCAATGA